Proteins encoded by one window of Scatophagus argus isolate fScaArg1 chromosome 8, fScaArg1.pri, whole genome shotgun sequence:
- the LOC124063342 gene encoding ankyrin repeat domain-containing protein SOWAHB isoform X1, translating into MSDVSEESLLDYFYSTGGASGRVRNADILKTFKPFIGHSDLQLRAKYREEFKLIIDRIAVVKSENGEKYLVLKKKYRQTLHERGTDGDGQRHSGPARTPATAQWDATSTSSPPPRQKDEPLSCGEREDLPTGTALMQHSVLPQRPAAPVQEASAQSSGEDELDKDSGSKSESEQDEEGTGSMGSASVALDPIEKEWIYSAAGARVPDLSQLLRQDPSLANKKDFTSFTALHWAAKHGSEDMATLVVNAGADVNTKSHGGYTPLHIAALHGHRHILDLLIGTYGAKANVRDYSGHLAFHYLNIKDPEGPEEDCELPFQVTQARERNRNRKLASLFYSKKKWGSAEELAPIEEERTASHQLALPAFRPRKFSR; encoded by the exons ATGAGTGATGTGAGCGAGGAGTCGCTGCTGGATTATTTCTACTCCACCGGAGGCGCTTCAGGCAGAGTCAGAAACGCAGACATACTGAAGACTTTTAAGCCTTTTATTGGCCATAGCGACTTGCAGTTGCGTG CTAAATACAGAGAGGAATTCAAGCTCATCATTGACCGAATCGCTGTGGTGAAGTCAGAGAAT GGGGAAAAATATCTGGTCCTAAAGAAGAAATACAGACAAACGCTGCATGAGCGGGGGACAGACGGGGATGGACAGAGACATTCGGGCCCAGCCAGAACTCCAGCCACCGCCCAGTGGGACGCGACGAGCACCTCGAGTCCTCCTCCCCGCCAGAAGGATGAGCCGCTGTCATGTGGAGAGCGGGAG GACCTGCCGACAGGAACGGCCCTCATGCAGCACAGCGTCCTACCACAACGTCCTGCCGCCCCAGTCCAGGAAGCGTCGGCACAAAGCAGCGGGGAGGATGAGCTGGACAAAGATTCAGGGTCAAAG tccGAGTCAGAGCAGGACGAGGAAGGGACGGGCAGCATGGGCTCCGCGTCTGTCGCT CTGGATCCTATAGAGAAGGAATGGATCTACTCGGCTGCCGGCGCTCGAGTCCCTGACCTCTCTCAGCTGCTCAGACAGGACCCTTCACTGGCAAACAAGAAG GACTTCACCTCA TTT acagctctgcactgGGCTGCTAAACATGGCAGCGAGGACATGGCCACTCTGGTGGTGAATGCTGGTGCTGATGTCAACACCAAATCA CAT GGG gGATATACACCTTTACACATTGCAGCCTTGCATGGTCATCGGCACATCCTAGACCTGCTCATAGGGACATATG ggGCCAAAGCAAACGTACGGGACTACAGCGGCCATCTTGCCTTCCATTATCTGAACATCAAAGACCCGGAGGGTCCGGAGGAAGACTGCGAGCTGC CGTTTCAAGTCACTCAGGCCAGAGAGCgcaacaggaacaggaagttgGCGTCGCTGTTTTACTCCAAGAAGAAGTGGGGCTCGGCAGAGGAGCTCGCTCCCAtagaggaggagaggacggCGTCACATCAGCTCGCCCTTCCAGCGTTCAGACCCAGAAAATTCTCCCgctga
- the LOC124063342 gene encoding ankyrin repeat domain-containing protein SOWAHC isoform X2: protein MSDVSEESLLDYFYSTGGASGRVRNADILKTFKPFIGHSDLQLRAKYREEFKLIIDRIAVVKSENGEKYLVLKKKYRQTLHERGTDGDGQRHSGPARTPATAQWDATSTSSPPPRQKDEPLSCGEREDLPTGTALMQHSVLPQRPAAPVQEASAQSSGEDELDKDSGSKSESEQDEEGTGSMGSASVALDPIEKEWIYSAAGARVPDLSQLLRQDPSLANKKDFTSGTALHWAAKHGSEDMATLVVNAGADVNTKSHGGYTPLHIAALHGHRHILDLLIGTYGAKANVRDYSGHLAFHYLNIKDPEGPEEDCELPFQVTQARERNRNRKLASLFYSKKKWGSAEELAPIEEERTASHQLALPAFRPRKFSR from the exons ATGAGTGATGTGAGCGAGGAGTCGCTGCTGGATTATTTCTACTCCACCGGAGGCGCTTCAGGCAGAGTCAGAAACGCAGACATACTGAAGACTTTTAAGCCTTTTATTGGCCATAGCGACTTGCAGTTGCGTG CTAAATACAGAGAGGAATTCAAGCTCATCATTGACCGAATCGCTGTGGTGAAGTCAGAGAAT GGGGAAAAATATCTGGTCCTAAAGAAGAAATACAGACAAACGCTGCATGAGCGGGGGACAGACGGGGATGGACAGAGACATTCGGGCCCAGCCAGAACTCCAGCCACCGCCCAGTGGGACGCGACGAGCACCTCGAGTCCTCCTCCCCGCCAGAAGGATGAGCCGCTGTCATGTGGAGAGCGGGAG GACCTGCCGACAGGAACGGCCCTCATGCAGCACAGCGTCCTACCACAACGTCCTGCCGCCCCAGTCCAGGAAGCGTCGGCACAAAGCAGCGGGGAGGATGAGCTGGACAAAGATTCAGGGTCAAAG tccGAGTCAGAGCAGGACGAGGAAGGGACGGGCAGCATGGGCTCCGCGTCTGTCGCT CTGGATCCTATAGAGAAGGAATGGATCTACTCGGCTGCCGGCGCTCGAGTCCCTGACCTCTCTCAGCTGCTCAGACAGGACCCTTCACTGGCAAACAAGAAG GACTTCACCTCA GGG acagctctgcactgGGCTGCTAAACATGGCAGCGAGGACATGGCCACTCTGGTGGTGAATGCTGGTGCTGATGTCAACACCAAATCA CAT GGG gGATATACACCTTTACACATTGCAGCCTTGCATGGTCATCGGCACATCCTAGACCTGCTCATAGGGACATATG ggGCCAAAGCAAACGTACGGGACTACAGCGGCCATCTTGCCTTCCATTATCTGAACATCAAAGACCCGGAGGGTCCGGAGGAAGACTGCGAGCTGC CGTTTCAAGTCACTCAGGCCAGAGAGCgcaacaggaacaggaagttgGCGTCGCTGTTTTACTCCAAGAAGAAGTGGGGCTCGGCAGAGGAGCTCGCTCCCAtagaggaggagaggacggCGTCACATCAGCTCGCCCTTCCAGCGTTCAGACCCAGAAAATTCTCCCgctga